The genomic window CTGATTGGATTGGGAGGGGGTTTATTTGGGTCATTGTCTCTTCCCCCATTGGTTGGCTGAATCTGATGTCAATCAGTTGAATCTTGCTGTGTCGCTCCAATCTGATTGGTGGGTTTGCCTCCTGGGTGAAGGGGATTGACTCAACCCTGTGGAGGCTGCTTGAAGTGATTGGCTGGACTTTCTGCCCATCACTGGCCTGATGCATTGAGCCAGGTGGATGagcagagggaagggggggtctgcagCTTCCCACTGAGGCTGGAAGCATCTTGAGAGACCTGCATTCAgttaccccctcctccccctttacCCAGCCCCTTTACCCCATCCCATttaaccctccctccatcctTGCCCGCAGTCCCCACAGCGGAGTCCAATGCTGTGAGTGCAGGGGGCAATTCCctgggatctctctctctgtctctctctgctacTCAAAGCCAGGCTCCACAATCTAGACATGGGCACGGTGCTGTCGCTGTCCCCGGAGCCCAAGGGCAAAGGGGGCTTGGTGGAGGACGGGGGGAAGAGTGCCAAGGACAAGGGGCTGAAGAAGCACTCCTCAGTGCTGATCACCGCCCTGACCTGGAAGCGCCTGGTGGCCGCCTCGGCCAAGAAGAAGAATGCCAAGAAGGTGAACCCGACCCTGGGAGCTCAGCTCACCAACAACGACCCGGTGAAGCAACTCAACAGCGAGAACCTGAAGAAGTCGTGCCTCGGGCCGGTTGGAGGCGAGCCTGGGAGCTGCCccgggcagcagcagcagcagcagcagcgagCCCCCAGCGCCCCCATCCCGGTGCCTGTGCCCGTGGTGCCCGGCCGCCAGCTGGGCTCGGTGCATAAGCAAGCCAGCAGCCGCAGCCTGAGCTCCCCGCGccgggtggtggtgcaggcttccACCGGCGAGCTCCTCCGCTGCCTGGGCCACTTCCTCTGCCGCCGCTGCTACCGCCTCAAGCATCTCAACTCCAACGAGGCGGTGCTGTGGTTCCGCAACGTGGACCGCTCGCTGCTGATCCAGGGCTGGCAGGACCAAGGCTTCATTACCCCGGCCAACGTGGTGTTTGTCTACCTGCTCTGCAGGGAGGTGGTGGACGGGGAGATTGGCAGCGACTTCGAGCTTCAAGCCACCTTCCTCACCTGCCTCTACCTAGCTTACTCCTACATGGGCAACGAGATCTCCTACCCTCTCAAGCCCTTCTTGGTCGAAGCCAACAAGGAGATATTCTGGGACAGGTGTCTAGCTATCATTGGCCGAATGAGTGCCAAAATGCTTCAGATTAACTCCGACCCCCATTACTTTACAGAGGTTTTCCAAGACTTGAAGAACGAATCCAGCAACAGAGACTCCAATGGACAGTATATCATTAACTTGGACCGTTAGACGcttcatggtgtgtgtgtgtgtgtgatatatatatatatagtatatgTATAGGGACAAGATTTCATGGGAAGAGGGAAAAATTCAAACGTCTAATATTAACCCCAGTGAGAATGACTGCAGTCCCAAAACAAATGGGACTGGGATCTGGGaacagggcgtgtgtgtgtgtgagagagagagggagtaaaATAATCAATCAAAAATGTCCCAGAACTCGGAAACCAGTCAAGATTGGCGCAGATTTCAATAACGAGTTAAGCaaaaagagggggagggagggaactcaaAACGTTTCACTGCAATGTGCGTGTTTCTTTTGTTTAAAAAACAGTTTGTTTCCAATTGTGGTGTGAATCACAGTATCAGAGGTGATTATTGTCTCATTTTCAGATTTTCTTTTGTGGAACGAAAGCAAATGATGCAtgccaaatattttttttaaaatccccgaGAAACATTTACCCTGTTGTATTCCATTGTGGGCTTTGTGAGGTCGGTGATATGGCGCCCCAAAACTGACGAACGAGTGGTGTAGATAGGTGTGGatcttaatatatatatatatatatacatacaagtTATTTATTTTCCCATTTGGGGAAGCGGTGACCACAGCAGTATTCCTGAGCGCCGAGACAGACATGGGTGGAGTGtcgaagacagacagacagaggcagttCTCCTTGGTGCTGATGTTTTCCAATCAGCACAGTATTTTAGTTTGCACATTTCATCAACAGAATCTCATTCTGTCTTTATCTGAATGTACATTTTTTTCTCAGtaacaaagggggggggggggggctagttgTCAAATGTgccaattgttgggatattataAATAATGTTTCGTTTTGTATTGTATACTGAATATCCTGGAATAACACAAAAAAATATATTGCAATATGACCCGATTGTGTGGCTTGATTATTTCAAAGAAGCCGGACAAAAGCTGTTTTTCTTTTGTAATTGTTACAAGTGTAGGGATGCGCGTTTGCtgtatttatgtgtgtgcatggaattatatatatatatgcatgaATGGGTGCGTATACTTACCAAGTAAGTGTCAGTTTACAGGTGTACGGATGTGGATTCGTACGAGGGAAATGATGTGTCACATTGccgggagagggtgttggggtctCAGAGGCGGGGGCTTTCTGCAGTCGATGAATGGATTTGGCGGCCTTattgcccccttctcccccccccccccaccccatttccatttgccCCCCTTGTCCTTGTGCGCTGATTACTGGCAGCAGATTTAGTACTAATCCCGTGTGTGGAAAGGAGATTGGAGTTGCATGCAGTGCATTCGGAATGACGTCTATATTCCAGCAGGATCTGTGCTCCGAGGAAAGGGAgagctctctcctctccctctctcgctcaagTGAACACGGCTTGAAGTCACGTAGAGCTTCtagcattatcatagaatcccacactgcagaaggaggccattcggcctatcgagtctgcacctaccacaacccacccaggccctatccccagaaccccatacatttaccctagctagtccccctgagactaaggggcaatttagtatggccaatccgcctaacccgcacatctttggactgtgggaggaagccggagcaccgggaggaaacccacgcagacacggtcaCATTACATTGGTCGCATTATGGTCACATTACATCGTCAAGCTGTACTCAATGGTAAAAATATTTCCACCGCGATTAACCCCGAGTTAATCCTGAACATGGTAGTACCCTCCCCCCCTACTAAAAAAAACTGGTGGGGCATTCTGACAGATAAGACATACCaattaggaataggccattcaccccctccagtctgctcccccattcagtaatataatggctgatctgattgtaacttcaactccactttcctgtctacccccagtgatctttcaccccctcgttaatcaagaCTCTATCTGGCTCTCCTTTAAAACTATTCAAAGACTCTGGAGGGGgtggagttttcctgtcccaaCCAAtaagggaattgtagcaggtgggacaggaccaagcaaatgtccattgaccttgggtaggattttccagttttggtgcgagcatggttggaaaatcccactctctgcttccactgccttttgagggagagagttccagagacttcccaccctctgagagaaataaattctcctcaactcagtcttaaatgggtgactccttatttttaaacagtgaccatcTCGTtccagattcccccacaagaggaaacatcctctccaccctGCCAGTACCTCTCAGGATctgaagataaaggcaaaatactgtggatattggaatctgaaacgaaaacagaaaaatgttggaaaatctcagcaggtccgacagcctctgtggagagagaatagagccaacgtttcaagtcaagatgacccttcatcagagctacagTAACTTTCACCTCAGGGTCTTAATGGCTTCAATCAAGGTTGAAAGACTTCAAACACAAGCATTGCCTCCTGGAATATCAAAAGCCATGCCTTTGTGTTCAACGTGTACAGACCATATGATCATTCAGAATTTTACATTGcaattatacagcacagaaacaggccattcggcccagccagTCCATGCTGGTGTCTGTGCTCCATTTGAGGCTCCTCCCaccttttctcatttaaatctaTCATTATAgcccctctattcccttctccttcttacccttgtctAATTTCTCCTTCAATTAATCTGTACAGTTTGCTtcaaccaccctctgcataaattCCAAATTTATGTTTTACTTGAATCTTATCAAATAAACATCTTAAAATCAATGTTATGCAGTATGTTTTGCTGATAGCGTCATAATTATAGAGTGCTACAACACagcaaaaggccctttggcccatcatgtctgtgtcagccatcaataaccttatctattctaatctcatttaCTAGCAATTGGTCGGTAGCCGTGTAAGCTgcggcatttcaagtgttcatctaaattcttcttaaatgctgagagggttcctgcctctaccatcctttcaaacagtgagctccagattcccaccaccctctgggtgaaaatgtttttcctcaaatcccctctaaatctcctgccccttaccttaaatctctgccccctagtTATTGGCCCTtccactaaggggaaaagtttcttcctacctACCCTATTTAtgaccctcataattttgtatagctcaaccaggtcccccctcagtcttctctcttcaaggagaacaaccccagcctaaccagcttctcttcatagctgaaacgctccagcccaggcaacatcctggtgaatctctgcaccctctctggtgCAATCGAATCCtttctatagtgtggtgaccggaactgtacacagtgctctagctgtggcctaacaagcattttatacagttgcaTCATAACCTCCTTTGTCTTGTATTCTGTCCCTCAGCTAATAATGGTAAGtaccccatatgccttcttaaccatcttatctacctgccctgctggtttcagggatctttggacatgcaccccaaagtACATCTGGTCCTCTGTATTCCgagcatcctaccattcattgtgtaatcCCTTGCATTCTAAATGAATCTATCTGCCCACTTCTGTGTTACTTAGTCCAGGTGCTGGTTCACACAgattgttccagggatgaggaatttcagttacatggatagagcgcagaatcctttgatttgatttgatttattattgtcacatgtattgggatgcagtgaaaggtattgtttcttgcacactatacagacaaaacatactgttcatagagcacatggggagaaggaaagaaggttcagaatatagtgttacagccatagccagagtgtagcaaaagatcaacttaatataaggtaggtccattcaaaagtctgatgggaacagggcagaagttgttcttgagtcggttggtacgtgatctcagacttttgtatctttggtaaagcggggatttgattgaggtgttcaaaatcatgaagagacTGGGTGGATTAGACAGAAAGGAACTGTTGTCATAGGTGGAAGGATCAGGAACTAGAGAGCACAGATGTGAGGACGTTAGCATACGAAACAATGGCGACATGAAAAAAACCTTTTGAGTGTAGTGTGTTGTTATGATCCGGAATGCactaagagtgtggtggagacaggggtgGGGCAGGCATGGCatggtggttcagtggttagcactgctgcctcacagtgccagggatgcaggttcaattctcagcttgggttactgtctgtgcagagtttgcatgttctccccgtgtctgtgtgggtttcctccaggtgctccggtttcctcccacactccaaaaaacatgctggttaggtgcattggccatgctaaattctccctcagtgtacccgaaccgtaggggactttcacagtaacttcattacagtgttaatgtaagcctacttgtgacactaataaaataaactttagacagattcaatcatggcttttgaAATGAATTTAGATAATTTCTCTGTAAAGGAAAATAAATGCAGGGCTGCAGAGGAAAGGTGGGGAGATTGCTTTTACAGcatagacataatgggccaaatggtctcctgtgtcgtaagcattctatgattcaatgtgcaCAGAATGAATGTTGCTGCTTTGGGAGGTTTACAATGCAACTGGTAACTGAATGCTGCAGCAGATTGGGCCTGTCTATGATATCAGTGCTGGCACCGGACACCTATTTAGGATCTAAAGGGCCTTTTCAGCCCTCGCTTTATTTATGACTCACAGCCAACTGGAAATTGCACTGAGGGTTCCCGGACTGAGGGCGAGCTCTGTCCAAGGTTATGAAAATCTCGCTCCGCCAGCACAACCAAGGAGTTCGCTGTCCATTGTGCTGAACTGTAAATGATCACATTTCCCACATCCTAATTTAGCTCCTTCGCCGCCCCGCCACCCATTTCCTCCAACCCCGTGGCTCATTAACCTTACCCAGTGAACGGTTCAGCCGCACAGACTGGGAAAGACTTGAGAGCTTGAATTGAATACTGGTGATTTCAGCGCGGCCGATGCTGCAAGATCACCACCACAACTTTGGCGGAAGGTGTATTTAAATATATTGGGGCGAACCGCTGTTAAAATGCATGGAATTAGATGGAGCACAAGGGTGCCTTTTCACCCAACACGTCCATcccagcatttcatagaatcattcaatgcctacagtgcagaaggaggccattcagcccatcgagtctgcaccaaccacaatcccacccaggccctattcctaaaaccccacatatttaccccagctagtccccctgacagtagggtcaatttagcatggccaatccacctaacccacacatctttggactgtgggaggaaactagagcacccagaggaaacccacgcagacacggggagaatgtgcagactccacacaggcagtgacccaagctggaattgaaccggggtccttggcactgtgaggcagcagtgccaaccactgtgccacttatgTTTCACAACAGCACCTCCCCTCTTTCATTCACCCAATGCAATCAGCACATCTTACTGGGaaacattgaatggtttcaagtgaGAGATGGACACATTTCTAatgaaaaagggaaagagggatatggggaactggtggggaggtggatttgagtacagggagagatcagccatgatctgattgaatggcagagcaggctccaagggctgaaaatgtctacctctgctcctaattcctatgttcctatgttgctTATGTACTTAGCTATTTCCCCATGATATGCATCCATGCTATTTGCCTCATCCAGTTCTTACAGTCACATTTCCACATTCAATTCCATTCTCTTGGTAAAGGTATTTCCCTTGCACTTCCAATGGacttggggcagcacgatggcacaatggttggcactgctgcctcacagcaccagggactaggattcaattctggtcttgggtgacaatctgcatggagtttgcacattctccccgtctctgtgtgggtttccttcgggtgttccagtttcttccacactccaaagatgtgtgggtaaggtcgattggccatgctaaattaactattagtgtcaggaggattagcagggtaaatatctggggttacggggcctgggtgggattgttgttggtgcaggcttgatgggccaaatggcctccttcttcactgttgggattctattctatgattcattaccTATTAATTACTGTCTTATATTTTTAATCTTTAGTTTTGATCTCCCTCTCCCACCTCCAATAAGATTCAAGAAGATAGCAAACAACATTTAATCCAGCACCCACCACTGTGAAACATCCCTGCCAACTTTTTACCAGTCTTATCCTTAAACACACTTACCCTTAAACCCTAGAATTATTAATCATTTCTTCAAATAATTCAACAAGTCTGCTCAAGCATGATGTTCCCTTTTgaaacttttaactttttttgTTTTCCAGATGTTTTTAAATTACATCTTTGTTGCATATACTCCATTATCTTTCTCATCACTGGCATTAAGCTAAACGGTCCAGAGTTCATTGGATTTAATTTATCTCCCTCTTTAAATATAGGAATTATATCAATTGCCCAGTAACCTCTTGTAATATTCTCATTTCTAATATACATACTGATGGAAGTGAGCATGGAAATTACAGAGGCATAGGCCATAatgtttgatttttgatttgatttgatttattattgtcacaagtattagtatacagtgaaaagtattgcttcttgcgtgctatacagacaaaacataccgttcataaagaaggaaaggagagagtgcagaatgtagctagggtgtagagaaagatcaacaaggggtggcatggtggcacagtggttagcactgttgccacacagtgccagagacctgggttcgattcctggcttgggtcactgtctgtgcggagtctacatattctccccgtgaatgcgtgggtttcccccaggtgctccggtttcctcccacagtccaaagatgtgctggttaggtgaattggccatgctaaattctccctcagtgtatctgagcaggcaccagagcgtggcgactaggggattttcacagtaacttcattgcagtgtgaaagtaagccttcttgtgacactaataaataaactttaactttagtacaaggtaggttcattcaaaggtctgatggcagcagagaagaagctgttcttgagtcggttggtacatgacttcagacttttatatctttttccaacATAAGAAGGTGAAAAGAGAAAGTCCAGGGTGTGtatggcccttaattatgctggctgcttttccgaggcagcaggaagtgtagacagaatcaatggatgggaggctgttttgcgtgatggactgggcgacattcacgaccttttgtagttcctagcagtcttgggcagagcaggagccataccaagctgtgatacaaccagaaagaatgctttctatggtgcatctgtaaaggttggtgagattcGTAATGACATGCGAAATTTCCTCAGCCTtccgagaaaatagaggtgttggtgggctttcttaactatagtgtcagcatggagggaccaggacaggttgctggtgatctggacacctaaaaacttgaagcactcaaccatttctacttcatccccgttgatgtagacaggggcatgttctcctttacgcttcttgaagtcgatgacaatctccttttttTTGCTGacgctgagggagagattattgtcaccacaccacttcaccagattctctgtctcattcctgtattccgtctcatcattgtttgagatccgacccactacggtggtgtcatcagcaaacctgaaaatcgagttggaggggaatttggccatatagtcataggtgtataaggagtatagtagggggctgagaacacagccttgtgggacactggtgttgaggatgatcgtggaggaggtgttgttgcctatccttactgagtgtggtctgtgagttaggaagttcaggatccagtcacagacggAGGTGACgagacccaggccatggagtttggagatgagtttcataggaataatggtgttgaaggctgagctgtggtcaataaataggagtctgacatgggtgtctttgttatccaggtttaTCCAATTTTTCCAATCTTCCTGAGACTTGGCATgatgccaaaggac from Mustelus asterias chromosome 14, sMusAst1.hap1.1, whole genome shotgun sequence includes these protein-coding regions:
- the LOC144503996 gene encoding cyclin-dependent kinase 5 activator 1-like — its product is MGTVLSLSPEPKGKGGLVEDGGKSAKDKGLKKHSSVLITALTWKRLVAASAKKKNAKKVNPTLGAQLTNNDPVKQLNSENLKKSCLGPVGGEPGSCPGQQQQQQQRAPSAPIPVPVPVVPGRQLGSVHKQASSRSLSSPRRVVVQASTGELLRCLGHFLCRRCYRLKHLNSNEAVLWFRNVDRSLLIQGWQDQGFITPANVVFVYLLCREVVDGEIGSDFELQATFLTCLYLAYSYMGNEISYPLKPFLVEANKEIFWDRCLAIIGRMSAKMLQINSDPHYFTEVFQDLKNESSNRDSNGQYIINLDR